A single genomic interval of Mucilaginibacter boryungensis harbors:
- a CDS encoding HEPN domain-containing protein: MQSFRTELENPVVEKDIIDLEKKIRAFREGNIHEEKFRSLRLARGIYGQRQPGVQMVRIKLPFGKVTFKQLLRIADIADEYGSGNLHLTTRQDIQIHYVSLDRTPELWSKLAQDDITLREACGNTVRNVTASPNAGIDPLEPFDVSPYAHATFEYLLRNPICQEMGRKFKISFSSSDKDTALSYIHDLGFIPKLKGEERGFKVLLGGGLGAQPAIASVVHEFLPEDEMIPFIEAVIRVFDRYGERNNRNKARMKFLVAKIGLEELLKLVALEKTATKVKTYPIDRTAISTPAIPQNTDYPTFAPSLAYEQWLATNVFEQKQSGFYGVYVKVLVGDIKTPEARKLVEALRPWVADEIRITANQGLLLKYIRKEALPAVYAALASVNLADPGFDSLADVTTCPGTDTCNLGISNSMTFARVLEEVVYTEYEEFVNNRDIKIKISGCMNSCGQHGLAHIGFHGSSLKAGTRVLPSMQVLLGGGTVGNGIGRAADKVIKVPAKRAANVLRWVLNDFKANSIEDETFHDYYDRNGKDYFYQLLKPLADLTNLTDEEFVDWGHEETFKTAIGVGECASVIIDLVATLLYESDEKLEWANLAYDEKRWADSIYHAYAVMISGAKALLLDRGVNSSTQTGVIKAFDEQYVATGDVPLATSFEELVLQINKHEPSEAFATEYIEQAKAFLNQVKAKREEAVNA, encoded by the coding sequence ATGCAAAGCTTCAGAACAGAACTGGAGAATCCCGTAGTGGAGAAGGACATTATAGACCTGGAAAAGAAGATACGCGCTTTCCGGGAAGGGAATATACACGAGGAAAAGTTCAGGAGCTTACGCCTGGCACGCGGCATTTACGGCCAGCGCCAACCAGGGGTCCAAATGGTGCGTATTAAGCTGCCGTTTGGCAAAGTTACCTTTAAACAGTTACTGCGTATTGCCGATATAGCCGATGAATACGGCAGCGGCAACCTGCACCTTACCACCCGCCAGGATATCCAGATACATTATGTAAGCCTGGACCGTACGCCCGAACTATGGTCTAAACTGGCCCAGGATGATATTACCCTGCGCGAAGCCTGCGGTAATACCGTACGTAACGTAACGGCATCACCCAATGCGGGTATCGATCCGCTGGAGCCGTTTGATGTTTCGCCATATGCGCATGCTACGTTTGAATACTTGCTGCGTAATCCTATTTGCCAGGAAATGGGCCGTAAGTTTAAGATCAGTTTTTCATCAAGCGATAAGGATACGGCGCTTTCTTATATTCACGATCTTGGGTTTATCCCCAAACTAAAAGGCGAAGAACGCGGCTTTAAAGTTTTATTAGGCGGCGGCCTGGGCGCGCAACCGGCTATTGCCAGTGTAGTGCACGAGTTTTTACCCGAAGATGAGATGATCCCGTTCATAGAAGCGGTTATCCGGGTGTTCGACCGCTATGGCGAGCGTAATAACCGTAATAAAGCCAGGATGAAATTCCTGGTAGCGAAAATAGGGCTGGAAGAGTTGCTGAAACTGGTGGCATTAGAAAAAACGGCTACCAAGGTAAAAACCTATCCTATAGACAGGACGGCCATCAGCACCCCTGCAATTCCGCAAAATACCGATTACCCAACTTTTGCGCCAAGCCTGGCTTACGAACAATGGCTGGCGACTAACGTGTTCGAGCAAAAACAAAGCGGTTTCTACGGCGTATATGTAAAAGTGCTTGTAGGCGATATTAAAACCCCCGAAGCCCGTAAACTGGTTGAAGCATTACGCCCATGGGTGGCCGATGAGATACGCATCACCGCTAATCAGGGTTTATTGTTGAAATATATCCGGAAGGAAGCTTTACCAGCCGTTTACGCAGCATTGGCGTCGGTTAATTTGGCCGATCCGGGTTTTGATAGCCTGGCCGATGTAACTACCTGTCCGGGTACCGATACCTGTAACCTGGGTATCAGCAACAGCATGACTTTTGCACGTGTACTGGAAGAAGTGGTTTACACTGAGTATGAGGAATTTGTAAACAACCGCGATATAAAAATAAAGATCAGTGGCTGTATGAATAGCTGCGGCCAGCATGGGTTAGCGCATATTGGGTTCCATGGCAGCTCGTTAAAAGCCGGCACAAGGGTTTTACCATCTATGCAGGTTTTGCTGGGCGGCGGCACCGTTGGCAATGGCATTGGCCGTGCGGCCGATAAAGTGATAAAAGTGCCTGCCAAACGCGCCGCTAATGTACTGCGCTGGGTATTGAATGATTTTAAAGCGAATTCTATCGAGGATGAAACTTTCCATGATTATTATGATCGTAATGGGAAAGATTATTTCTACCAGCTATTAAAACCCCTGGCCGACCTAACTAACCTAACCGACGAGGAATTTGTAGACTGGGGACACGAGGAGACCTTTAAAACCGCCATTGGTGTGGGCGAATGTGCCAGCGTTATTATTGACCTGGTAGCTACCTTGTTGTACGAAAGCGACGAGAAACTGGAATGGGCCAATCTGGCTTATGACGAAAAACGCTGGGCTGATAGCATTTATCATGCTTACGCGGTTATGATTAGCGGGGCGAAAGCATTATTGTTAGACAGGGGTGTGAATAGTAGCACCCAAACTGGCGTTATTAAAGCGTTTGATGAACAATATGTCGCAACTGGTGACGTACCATTGGCAACAAGTTTTGAGGAATTGGTATTGCAGATCAACAAACATGAGCCATCTGAAGCCTTTGCAACTGAATATATAGAACAGGCTAAAGCATTCTTAAACCAGGTAAAAGCAAAAAGAGAGGAAGCGGTAAACGCATGA
- the cobA gene encoding uroporphyrinogen-III C-methyltransferase, whose product MIAPDKNIKEPRITLVGAGPGDAELITIKGVKALQTADVVLYDALVNDELLHFAPTHAVMVYVGKRSGEHYYEQSAINKLMVDYALNYGHVVRLKGGDPFVFGRGYEELDFAANYSIPTQVIPGISSSIGVPGLQGIPVTHRGLSESFWVVTGTTASGLLSNDLYDAVRSRATVVVLMGVQKLKEIVKLYQNEGRGKLPVAVIQSGSTENEKIAIGVVDTIVEVVEENKVKAPALIVLGEVVSLHPKYQPIKDFYAIADKE is encoded by the coding sequence ATGATAGCGCCTGATAAAAATATAAAAGAACCACGCATTACCCTTGTAGGTGCAGGCCCCGGCGATGCCGAGCTGATTACCATTAAGGGGGTGAAAGCCCTGCAAACCGCCGATGTGGTTTTGTATGATGCGCTGGTGAATGATGAACTGCTGCATTTTGCCCCAACACACGCCGTTATGGTTTACGTAGGCAAACGCAGCGGCGAACATTATTACGAACAAAGCGCCATTAATAAACTAATGGTTGATTACGCGCTGAATTATGGCCACGTAGTGCGCCTGAAAGGCGGCGACCCATTTGTATTCGGTCGCGGATATGAGGAATTAGATTTTGCTGCTAATTACAGCATCCCAACGCAGGTGATCCCTGGTATTTCCAGTTCAATTGGTGTGCCTGGCTTGCAGGGTATCCCGGTAACACACCGTGGCTTAAGCGAAAGTTTTTGGGTGGTAACCGGCACCACAGCCAGCGGGCTATTGTCAAACGATCTATATGATGCTGTACGCAGCCGCGCTACTGTTGTAGTATTGATGGGCGTACAAAAGCTAAAGGAAATTGTGAAGCTGTACCAAAACGAAGGCCGTGGTAAACTGCCCGTAGCGGTAATACAAAGCGGAAGTACTGAGAATGAAAAAATAGCCATTGGTGTGGTGGACACCATTGTTGAAGTGGTTGAAGAAAATAAGGTAAAGGCCCCCGCGCTGATTGTACTGGGCGAAGTGGTTTCGCTGCACCCAAAGTATCAGCCAATAAAAGATTTTTATGCCATTGCTGACAAAGAATAA
- a CDS encoding TSUP family transporter, with amino-acid sequence MPLLTKNNGLPEAAKTSDKNELFPVFLKLNELHTVLIGAGAVGLEKLTAVLGNSPQARVTVIANAILSDVHELAAAYPQVNILQKTFTDTDLDNADVVIAATGKPQLNEYIRQSARDRKLLVNIADKPDLCDFYLGSIVQKGNLKIAISTNGKSPTVAKRIKEVLNDGIPDEIDTTLHQVNHLRNSLNGDFSDKVRQLNKLTAVLVEPKKQAEETKKNFKWLIWGAIVLSLVVTVTALWFKDPDAQAYLRGIPPTFYYFLGAGFVFAMIDGAIGMSYGVTSTSFSLSMGIPPASASMGVHLSEIMSNGIAGWMHYRLNNINWKLFKLLLIPGIIGAVLGAYLLSSLEHYSTYTKPMVSVYTFILGVVILKKAFNTGRKKSADKIKKVSFLGFGGGFIDAVGGGGWGSIVLSTLIAGGRNPRFSLGTVKLSRFFIALMSSLTFITMLNGAHWDAVAGLIIGSALASPIAAKVSNQISTKAIMVAVAVIVMLISLRSILLFLMKVI; translated from the coding sequence ATGCCATTGCTGACAAAGAATAACGGATTGCCTGAAGCTGCAAAGACATCGGACAAGAACGAATTGTTCCCGGTATTTTTAAAGCTTAATGAATTGCATACGGTGCTTATCGGTGCAGGGGCTGTTGGTTTGGAAAAACTGACGGCTGTGCTTGGTAACAGTCCGCAGGCAAGGGTAACCGTTATTGCCAACGCCATTTTAAGTGATGTGCATGAACTGGCCGCAGCCTATCCGCAGGTAAATATCCTGCAAAAAACATTTACGGATACCGACCTGGACAATGCCGACGTGGTAATAGCCGCTACAGGTAAGCCCCAACTAAACGAGTATATCCGTCAGTCGGCGCGGGACAGGAAGTTGTTAGTAAACATTGCTGATAAACCCGACCTGTGCGATTTTTACCTGGGTTCTATCGTACAAAAAGGCAACCTTAAAATAGCTATCTCTACCAACGGCAAGTCGCCCACAGTAGCCAAGCGTATTAAGGAAGTTTTAAATGACGGTATCCCTGATGAAATTGACACCACACTTCATCAGGTAAATCATCTGCGCAATTCCCTAAACGGAGATTTTAGCGATAAGGTCCGCCAGCTAAATAAGCTGACCGCGGTTTTGGTTGAGCCTAAAAAACAGGCAGAAGAAACAAAAAAGAATTTCAAGTGGCTAATTTGGGGCGCTATTGTACTATCCTTAGTTGTTACCGTTACCGCTTTATGGTTCAAAGATCCCGATGCACAGGCTTATCTTAGGGGCATCCCCCCTACTTTTTATTATTTCTTAGGCGCCGGGTTTGTTTTTGCAATGATAGACGGTGCCATTGGCATGTCCTATGGGGTAACGTCAACCAGCTTTTCGTTAAGCATGGGTATCCCTCCAGCCTCGGCCAGTATGGGTGTGCACCTCAGCGAAATTATGAGCAACGGTATTGCCGGTTGGATGCATTACCGCCTGAATAACATCAACTGGAAATTATTTAAATTACTGCTTATACCAGGTATTATTGGAGCTGTATTGGGTGCTTACCTGTTATCATCGTTAGAGCATTACAGTACTTATACCAAACCCATGGTATCTGTTTACACCTTTATCCTTGGTGTAGTTATCCTGAAAAAAGCATTTAATACGGGCCGCAAAAAATCGGCAGATAAAATTAAAAAAGTATCATTCCTGGGCTTCGGCGGCGGGTTTATTGATGCTGTTGGCGGCGGCGGCTGGGGGTCTATCGTGTTATCTACGTTAATTGCCGGTGGGCGCAACCCTCGCTTTTCGCTGGGTACTGTAAAGCTATCCCGGTTCTTCATCGCGCTTATGAGTTCGCTAACCTTTATTACCATGCTTAACGGCGCACATTGGGACGCTGTAGCAGGTCTAATTATTGGCAGCGCGTTGGCATCGCCTATTGCAGCAAAAGTATCTAACCAAATATCCACCAAAGCTATTATGGTAGCGGTGGCGGTAATCGTAATGCTTATTAGTTTGCGAAGTATCCTGTTATTTTTAATGAAAGTAATTTAA
- a CDS encoding phosphoadenylyl-sulfate reductase, whose product MNALIEHIKKQTTGLSPVEALRHLADTYPGGVVFSTSFGWEDQVITHMIFANNIPIKVFTLETGRLFPETYYVWNRTLEMYGKPIHAYYPDAESLQQMVSAKGPNSFYESVDNRKECCHIRKIEPLKRALAGNQCWITGIRAEQSANRQFMSDVEWDEGNKLVKFHPIYGWDLDEVKQYIRENNVPYNTLHDRGFPSIGCAPCTRAVQPGEDFRAGRWWWEDQSKKECGLHSADVIDEETKELKPL is encoded by the coding sequence ATGAATGCTTTAATTGAACATATAAAAAAACAAACCACCGGCTTATCTCCGGTTGAAGCGTTGAGGCATTTAGCTGATACCTATCCCGGGGGCGTTGTTTTCTCTACAAGTTTTGGCTGGGAAGATCAGGTGATCACCCATATGATCTTCGCTAACAATATCCCCATCAAGGTATTCACACTGGAAACCGGCAGGCTCTTCCCGGAGACCTACTACGTATGGAACCGCACGCTGGAAATGTATGGCAAACCAATTCATGCTTATTATCCTGATGCGGAAAGCCTTCAGCAAATGGTAAGTGCAAAAGGGCCCAACAGCTTTTACGAATCGGTAGATAACCGTAAGGAATGCTGCCATATCCGCAAGATAGAGCCTTTGAAACGTGCCCTGGCCGGCAATCAATGCTGGATAACCGGCATCCGTGCCGAACAATCGGCCAACCGCCAGTTTATGAGCGACGTAGAATGGGACGAAGGCAATAAGCTGGTAAAGTTCCACCCTATTTACGGCTGGGACCTGGATGAGGTGAAGCAATACATCCGTGAAAACAATGTGCCTTATAACACATTGCATGACAGGGGTTTCCCGAGCATTGGCTGCGCCCCCTGTACACGCGCGGTACAACCCGGCGAGGATTTCCGTGCCGGCCGCTGGTGGTGGGAAGATCAATCCAAGAAAGAATGTGGCCTGCACAGTGCGGATGTAATTGACGAAGAAACTAAAGAATTAAAGCCTTTGTAG
- the cysD gene encoding sulfate adenylyltransferase subunit CysD: protein MSTKPDYLDELEAEAIHILREVAGQFEKPALLFSGGKDSITLVRLAEKAFRPGKFPFPLVHIDTGHNFEETIKYRDEMVARIGEKLIVGYVQDDIDAGRVVEQKGKNASRNQLQTVTLLNTIAKHQFDACIGGARRDEEKARAKERVFSVRDEFGQWNPKSQRPELWDLYNGKIHKGENVRVFPISNWTELDVWNYIRRENIPLPSIYFAHERDVITRNGQLMAASPFLNMDDEDIVQRKNVRFRTVGDMSCTAAVESYAFEIDDIINEISASNISERGARMDDKVSEAAMEDRKKGGYF, encoded by the coding sequence ATGAGTACAAAACCGGATTATTTAGATGAGTTGGAGGCGGAAGCTATCCATATATTAAGGGAGGTTGCCGGGCAATTTGAAAAACCGGCGCTATTGTTTTCAGGCGGTAAGGATTCTATTACACTGGTGCGCCTGGCCGAGAAAGCTTTCCGTCCGGGTAAGTTCCCGTTCCCGCTGGTACATATTGATACCGGGCATAACTTTGAAGAAACAATAAAGTACCGAGATGAGATGGTTGCCCGTATAGGCGAAAAACTGATCGTCGGTTATGTGCAAGATGATATTGATGCGGGGCGCGTGGTTGAACAAAAAGGCAAAAATGCCAGCCGCAACCAGTTGCAAACCGTTACCCTGTTAAATACCATTGCCAAACATCAGTTTGATGCCTGTATAGGCGGGGCCCGCCGTGATGAGGAAAAAGCTCGGGCCAAAGAGCGCGTATTCTCTGTTCGCGATGAATTTGGCCAGTGGAACCCCAAAAGCCAGCGCCCCGAATTATGGGATTTATACAATGGCAAAATTCACAAAGGCGAGAACGTGCGGGTATTCCCGATAAGTAACTGGACTGAGTTGGATGTGTGGAACTATATCCGCAGGGAAAACATTCCGTTACCAAGCATTTACTTCGCACACGAGCGTGATGTGATCACCCGTAATGGCCAGTTGATGGCCGCCTCTCCTTTCCTGAATATGGATGATGAGGATATAGTGCAACGCAAAAACGTACGCTTCCGCACGGTGGGCGATATGAGCTGTACCGCTGCGGTAGAATCGTACGCGTTTGAGATAGACGATATTATTAATGAAATAAGCGCCAGTAACATTAGCGAACGTGGCGCGCGTATGGACGACAAGGTAAGCGAGGCTGCCATGGAAGACCGTAAGAAAGGAGGGTATTTTTAA
- a CDS encoding sulfate adenylyltransferase subunit 1, with the protein MNMLKFLTAGSVDDGKSTLIGRLLYDTDSILDDQLEALQRSNRKNDDGTIDLAILTDGLKAEREQGITIDVAYKYFQTDKRKFIIADTPGHIQYTRNMVTGASNAGLAIILIDARKGVIEQTIRHSFLVSLLEIPHVIVCVNKMDMVDYDQQVFDKIVADYREMAAKLNLHDVNFIPVSALKGDNVGFKSDRMFWYEGKSLLDYLETVETHVDEDANYTRMPVQWVVRPQTDELHDYRGYAGKVLSGTFKLNDSVTVLPSGFTTTLDRIELFDKRPEEASAGMSVTLHLKDEIDISRGDILVKSNQPPIVSQLIEADLCWMDTKPLDPTHTYLIQHNSKVTRCKISEVLYKMQINTLEKLYDEEFKLNDIGRIVVKTAEPLAFDVYQQNKANGRAIIIDSRSNLTVGALMFRAAAE; encoded by the coding sequence ATGAACATGCTTAAATTTTTAACAGCCGGCAGTGTAGATGATGGTAAAAGCACCCTTATTGGTCGCCTGTTGTATGATACCGATTCTATCCTCGACGATCAATTGGAAGCCTTGCAGCGCAGTAACCGCAAAAATGATGACGGTACTATTGACCTGGCGATCCTTACCGACGGGCTTAAAGCCGAGCGTGAACAGGGTATTACCATTGATGTGGCGTATAAATACTTCCAGACCGATAAACGCAAATTTATTATAGCCGATACCCCGGGGCATATCCAATACACCCGTAATATGGTAACTGGCGCATCAAACGCGGGCCTGGCAATTATATTGATAGATGCCCGCAAAGGCGTTATCGAGCAAACCATTCGTCACTCATTCTTAGTTTCCCTTTTGGAAATACCACACGTAATTGTTTGTGTAAACAAAATGGATATGGTTGATTATGACCAGCAGGTGTTCGATAAGATAGTTGCCGATTACCGCGAAATGGCAGCTAAACTGAACCTGCATGATGTAAACTTTATCCCGGTGAGCGCCCTTAAGGGGGACAACGTAGGTTTCAAATCCGACCGGATGTTTTGGTATGAGGGTAAAAGCCTACTGGATTATCTGGAAACTGTAGAAACCCACGTAGACGAGGATGCTAACTACACCCGCATGCCGGTACAATGGGTAGTGCGTCCGCAAACTGACGAATTGCACGATTACCGTGGCTATGCCGGCAAGGTACTGAGCGGCACATTCAAACTGAATGATAGCGTTACCGTATTGCCTTCAGGGTTTACCACTACGTTAGACCGCATTGAACTGTTTGATAAACGCCCTGAAGAGGCATCGGCTGGCATGTCGGTTACTTTGCATTTGAAGGATGAGATCGATATCAGTCGCGGTGATATACTGGTTAAAAGTAACCAGCCGCCTATCGTATCCCAACTAATTGAGGCAGACCTGTGCTGGATGGATACTAAACCACTTGACCCTACACATACCTATTTAATACAGCATAACAGTAAAGTAACTCGCTGCAAAATTAGCGAGGTACTTTACAAAATGCAGATCAACACGCTGGAAAAGCTATATGACGAAGAGTTTAAGCTGAACGACATTGGCCGCATTGTGGTGAAAACCGCCGAGCCGCTGGCGTTTGATGTTTACCAGCAAAATAAAGCAAATGGCCGCGCTATTATTATTGATAGCCGCAGCAATTTAACCGTGGGCGCACTGATGTTCAGAGCTGCTGCGGAATAA
- a CDS encoding TspO/MBR family protein, giving the protein MRIYAKLTLVTIVTRRMSAKAQQGKFQPLPFIINLGITLGIAAVASYFTIKEIPGWYSTLHKPSFNPPNQLFGPVWTVLYILIAIAAYLVWRHRAESDSYHTARLIYFVQLLLNFSWSIVFFGQHQILWALVVIILLWLSILANMYYFSKFSRIACWLLLPYLLWVSFATTLNFSIYLLNH; this is encoded by the coding sequence ATGCGTATATATGCAAAACTAACTTTAGTCACCATTGTTACACGACGTATGAGCGCTAAGGCACAACAAGGCAAATTTCAACCTTTGCCCTTTATTATCAATTTAGGTATTACTTTAGGCATAGCCGCTGTAGCATCGTATTTCACTATAAAAGAAATACCGGGCTGGTATAGCACGCTTCACAAACCATCATTTAACCCGCCTAATCAATTATTTGGGCCCGTGTGGACAGTGTTGTACATCCTGATAGCCATTGCCGCCTACCTGGTTTGGAGGCATCGTGCCGAATCGGATAGTTATCATACAGCCCGTCTAATTTATTTTGTGCAACTGCTGTTAAATTTTTCGTGGTCAATTGTGTTTTTTGGGCAGCATCAAATATTGTGGGCGCTGGTGGTTATCATTTTATTATGGCTAAGCATACTGGCCAATATGTATTACTTCAGTAAATTTAGCAGAATAGCTTGTTGGCTATTATTGCCTTATTTGCTTTGGGTAAGCTTTGCAACAACGCTTAATTTTTCCATTTATCTGCTAAACCATTAA
- a CDS encoding RrF2 family transcriptional regulator, with amino-acid sequence MLSKKTKYAIKALVILGKHRDKPPLQISWIAEQEKIPKKFLEQILLDLRNAGFLYSKKGAGGGYSLNKDPKDIYLVHVLRITDGPIAMVPCASLNFYHRCDECHQETTCGIRDVFIDVRDATLKILSETSIADIIDRETNLISIG; translated from the coding sequence ATGCTTTCCAAAAAAACCAAATATGCCATTAAGGCATTAGTAATACTGGGCAAACATCGGGACAAACCGCCCCTTCAAATATCGTGGATAGCTGAACAGGAAAAGATCCCCAAAAAGTTTCTTGAGCAAATACTGCTTGATTTACGAAACGCAGGCTTTTTGTATAGTAAAAAAGGCGCGGGCGGCGGCTACAGCCTGAATAAAGATCCAAAAGATATTTACCTGGTACATGTGCTGCGCATTACTGATGGGCCAATTGCCATGGTACCCTGCGCCAGCCTGAATTTTTATCATCGCTGCGATGAATGCCACCAGGAAACCACCTGCGGTATACGCGATGTGTTTATTGATGTTCGCGACGCTACCCTGAAAATCTTAAGTGAAACCAGTATTGCCGATATCATCGATAGGGAAACTAATCTGATAAGTATCGGTTAG
- the tamL gene encoding translocation and assembly module lipoprotein TamL — MKAYIDLKHKGFTILVILLVILLAGCSLTRRLKPNESLVRKITIKGVDKEFSEAAPTYVDKQQQPNNWINLNLYYMFSKNGKKDVGEPPSILDSSLVEYSRLQIERFLQNKGYLKAKVTDSIIIKNKRAQLIFTAVEGPMFRVRKFQDSILDKRVEALYRVNRPKFSHIQPGGRFDTDSLAYDRDEFYQVMRRNGYYDFYRQYINYNYDTTFNNSVVDVKMIIHNPIGKSAHPVYTINNTLITITNSYGHTPGHADTLQVDSQFRFVDFSKRFKPKAVTYYIFQKKGELYDIDKQSLTTSRLSELNVFRNVPNPTYQKLSDSSNKLNTKIDIVPLKRMSDRVEGEFIFNGGRYGYNIGNTFTNRNLFKRAEILQLKLNWSVLFDNANGSGSAGIQNQDFKAGINLSYPRIITPFNLPILGKYGVPHTTFSTNYALFFQKGLVQRESFNNSVTYDFAETGHKLHSLTPLNIEYSTGTIDPVARQELLKQNRYSYIFLIGRTVLTVGSQYSYQVNADMLNSIGSFEYFRGSLDVAGNTLSLLANALNTKRDTAGQRTIFNTAFSQYAKAEIDYRIYRNLGGERQIVFRINPGIGVPYGNSNQMVFEKNFYAGGANDNRAWLPRTLGPGQFNRAVYSDSTIRQRLKYLDQFGEIKIAGNLEYRYKIADNFFGSKLKGALFSDFGNVWRLHNEPDNPGGQFKFSNLFQSTAIGVGFGLRFDLTFFVFRLDAAFKFKDPQFNGGDQWVMIKHFNELFHPGEFKQSFINANSTGRNPDGSIRGDSYNFMQLNFGIGLPF; from the coding sequence TTGAAAGCATATATCGATCTAAAACATAAAGGCTTTACAATATTAGTTATTCTATTGGTTATTCTGCTTGCGGGATGCAGTTTAACGCGCCGTTTAAAACCAAATGAATCGCTGGTGCGCAAAATTACCATAAAAGGTGTAGATAAAGAGTTTAGTGAAGCTGCGCCTACTTATGTGGATAAGCAACAGCAACCCAATAACTGGATAAACCTGAACCTTTATTACATGTTCAGTAAAAACGGCAAAAAAGATGTGGGCGAACCGCCATCAATACTGGATAGCTCGTTGGTTGAATACTCGCGCCTGCAAATAGAAAGATTTTTACAAAACAAAGGCTACCTTAAAGCTAAAGTTACCGATTCCATTATTATAAAAAACAAGCGCGCCCAGCTGATATTCACCGCTGTTGAAGGCCCGATGTTTAGGGTAAGGAAGTTTCAGGATAGTATATTGGATAAAAGGGTAGAAGCACTTTACCGGGTGAACAGGCCGAAGTTCTCGCACATACAACCAGGTGGCCGGTTTGATACCGACAGCCTTGCTTATGACCGTGATGAATTTTACCAGGTAATGCGGCGGAATGGTTACTATGATTTTTATCGCCAATACATTAATTATAACTACGATACAACCTTTAATAATAGCGTGGTTGATGTAAAAATGATCATCCACAACCCCATAGGAAAATCGGCGCACCCTGTTTATACAATCAACAATACGCTTATTACCATTACAAACAGCTATGGGCATACACCGGGCCATGCCGATACTTTACAGGTCGATTCGCAATTTAGGTTTGTTGATTTTTCAAAGCGTTTTAAACCCAAGGCCGTAACTTATTACATTTTTCAGAAAAAAGGCGAATTGTATGATATTGATAAACAATCGTTAACCACCTCGCGGTTATCTGAACTTAATGTATTTCGAAATGTACCCAACCCTACGTATCAAAAGTTATCCGACAGCAGTAACAAGCTGAATACTAAAATTGACATTGTCCCTTTAAAGCGGATGAGCGACCGGGTGGAAGGCGAGTTTATTTTTAATGGCGGCCGCTATGGTTATAACATAGGCAATACTTTTACCAACCGTAATTTATTTAAACGTGCCGAAATACTACAGCTTAAATTAAACTGGAGCGTATTGTTTGATAACGCTAATGGATCAGGCAGTGCAGGTATACAAAACCAGGACTTTAAGGCTGGTATCAATTTATCCTATCCCCGCATTATAACTCCTTTTAACCTGCCCATATTAGGAAAATATGGTGTCCCGCATACCACGTTTTCTACTAACTACGCCTTGTTTTTCCAAAAAGGGTTGGTGCAGCGCGAGAGTTTTAATAATTCGGTAACTTATGATTTCGCCGAAACTGGTCACAAACTGCACTCGCTAACGCCACTTAATATCGAGTATTCGACAGGTACTATTGACCCCGTTGCGCGCCAGGAATTATTAAAGCAGAACCGTTACTCGTATATATTTCTAATCGGGCGTACCGTATTAACAGTTGGGAGCCAGTATTCCTACCAGGTAAATGCCGATATGCTGAATTCTATAGGCAGCTTCGAGTATTTCCGCGGATCGTTAGACGTTGCCGGCAATACGCTTAGTTTGCTTGCCAACGCGTTAAATACCAAGCGCGATACAGCAGGGCAGCGCACAATTTTTAACACGGCCTTTTCGCAGTATGCCAAAGCCGAGATAGATTACAGGATATATCGCAACCTTGGTGGCGAACGGCAGATCGTATTTCGTATTAACCCAGGCATCGGTGTGCCATATGGCAACAGCAACCAAATGGTATTTGAAAAGAATTTTTATGCCGGCGGCGCTAACGATAACCGTGCCTGGCTGCCGCGTACGCTGGGCCCCGGACAGTTTAACAGGGCAGTGTATAGTGATAGTACCATACGGCAGCGTTTAAAATACCTTGACCAATTTGGCGAGATAAAAATTGCCGGTAACCTGGAATATCGGTATAAAATAGCCGACAACTTCTTTGGATCGAAACTAAAGGGTGCTTTATTTAGCGATTTTGGCAATGTATGGCGCTTGCATAACGAACCTGATAACCCCGGCGGGCAATTTAAATTCAGCAATCTGTTCCAGTCGACAGCTATTGGGGTAGGCTTTGGCTTGCGCTTTGACCTGACTTTCTTTGTTTTCAGGCTTGATGCTGCCTTTAAGTTTAAAGATCCACAGTTTAACGGCGGCGACCAATGGGTGATGATCAAACACTTTAATGAGTTATTCCACCCCGGCGAGTTTAAACAATCATTTATAAATGCCAACAGCACAGGGCGTAACCCCGATGGTTCCATCCGGGGGGACTCTTATAATTTTATGCAGCTAAATTTTGGTATAGGCTTACCATTCTAA